The genome window agctgttagcatatattacctcgctcaaacatggtggaaatgtctgtTTCAACATACTGCAATAGTAAACAATACGGATGCAACGATACTCGCgataatcctgcacgggacaatgcgactataatttttaaaaaattgtaatattaattgagatcggatgatatgaaaaaattaatcgtgatcatttttttttgccatatcgcccagccctatgtgaacatatgtgttagtaattgcaatGAAATGAAAAAGGGGTAGTATGAAATGTTCATGGTTTCTCACCAAGTAACCTTACAATGTGATAAATCTGTAAACCGTTATAAAATCGAGTAGATGGTAAGTTTTTGTGATATTGaaaaatcccatatttttaccaatttccccaggagatttcccatattttgaaattcaaatgttgatgctcctcttagacacccCCAAtgaaggtgtttgtgaaatctCATGATGTTgtttggtgctaaattaaccgCAGcattagtgtacattaaacattaTGTCGCTACTGGTCCGACGTTTCCTAaaacataatgtttaaaaaaacaatttaaagccATGTCCAGCTCCTATTCATGTTTGAATAACTTTTGATTCAAATGAATATTTGCTCCAAATATCGGCTATAGGCCTTCTTTACTGCTAATAATCGTTATCGGccgtgaaaaaaacatatcggtcgatCTGTGCTTTCTACTGCTACAGCAAAGATGGTGACTATTGGCTGTTTTGAGTGTACTGCATTTTGCCCTACCTAactataataccgtattttcggactataagtcgcagtttttttcatagtttggccgggggtgcgacttatactcaggagcgacttatgtgtgaaattattaacacattaccgtaaaatatcaaataatattatttagctcattcacgtaagagactagacatataagatttcatgggatttagcgattaggagtgacagattgtttggtaaacgtatagcatgttctatatgttatagttatttgaatgactcttaccataatatgttacgttaacataccaggcacgttctcagttggttatttatacctcatataacatacacttattcagcctgttgttcactattctttatttattttaaattgcctttcaattgtctattcttggtgttgggttttatcaaataaatttcccccaaaaatgcgacttatacttcagtgtgacttatatatgtttttttccttatttattatgcattttcggccggtgcgacttatactccggagcgatttatactccgaaaaatacggtaataataaaaataatggatGTACCGGTAATTTGTGTAGCACCTTTTAAAGATACCTAAAACTTTTTACAGTCATTATttatacattcacacactgattggtgGTGTAAGCTACAAACTGACTTTtctgaccaccaccaaacatttatatttatacaacTGTGTGGGCAGCACTTGAGGTAAAGTGCTTGTCACTTTTTAAaagttaaatgtatttttaaacaatgaaaaCTGACTGTAATGCAACATAACATATGGTCTGGTGCACATCATGTGTAGCTAAATCTCTGTGCATGATTGCTACCATACATATCCTGCTGTGGTAACAAGTAAACCAAATCTCCATAGCCATCATATCTATGTATTTTTTCCCCTCTTTGGCAGTGATATTTTCCTGTGCAGCACCTTCTGGGTTGAAAAGGCAAAAGAAGGATTGCGTTACTCAGTCTGTGTTCAACATTCCTCCTGAGCTGGATGTGTCTCTGCTGCTGGAGTTTGTAGGGTGGGTTGCCTTTAGttttaccgaggatgtcgttgtggcttgtgcagccctttgagacacttgttatttagggctatataaataaacattgattgattgattgttttgtgGGATCTTGGAGGTACAATCATATCAATCATTCTCAATGGACTATATTTTTCTGCATGGACTAAAGCTGGTCACAGTGCAGTTTACATCTGATCCATTTTTTCAACTTTTATACCTGACTGGAACACATGTATTGCATAGATAATGCCACCAGATGTCTCTATttgtgaaaaaacaaaaatattgtcattttgTTTTCAGTGCTGTAGAGGGGATCACCACCTACAAGGTAATTAAAAATTATTCCAGTGTGAACTTTGCATATGTGAAATATAGTAAgtcttgtttttttaatctaGTCTTGGATTGGTCTTTACAAAACAACATATCACTTAAACATTTGTAGTGATATATTCAATCAATCCTTTTAACTCAACTCTGTCCCTGTCCAGCCACTAGAGAGGCGATATGTGCGTGTGTCAGGTGGAGCCACTATTCGGCATGTGGAGCTGTTCATCAGGAGAAAGATGGAACTTGGCCCAACCTGTCAGGTAAGTCGACCAAGCTTATTTACAAGCTTAATCAGAGCATAGTCACCTTGATCCTGGCTTTTGCTTTAGACGTGGAGGCTTAACAACACAGAATGTGTACTTAACTATTGCATGTACACACACAAGTTTATTTTAATGATTCCTTATAGAATGATGGCAGTTATTTATAAGATACAAGACCAGATgattaaatattttttacttttgaaAGTCTCTTTGCGGTACCCTAGTATGGTCTACTTTGGTGTTGGAAAAACAGAAAGTTACCGTCCTCTgaaaataaagtctaataaacaagcattgttcttctccaacaccaccaacagtttggccaacaaaaataaaccggAGTggtacctctcacatcgaatacacaatcttcacagcctgggTTAATTTTGATGAGATGACAGAACATTATAGTTATTTTTGatcttatttgaacactgataaaaTGTGTAGCTAAATAAAGGATGAGTGTGCATcctagtaaacaaactaaagactttgtaaacaagttgtggcaacatTCCTGACACATcccctgctgcatgtttcctcacgccATTaactgtaagtcacagcagctgatggacgctgtattgaaaaaataaaagcaacatcaaattgttttctccttcgctgtatagtTTTAGTGTGAGGCaaatgcgtctgtctccaatattgtccacacctgtcgccatTGGAAAAACAGCAATgggctcttaaacgcacgccgagACTCCGCGGGAATTAAGCGAGGAAAAATTAAGTTAAACCAAGCCCTTGGTTCTGTTTACTCCGAGGGAAAATCTCTGTAGCAAAGTTCGGATAGTTGTCTTCCACCATGTTTTTTTCAAGCTGAACAACACATGTGCGCATGCGCCAGCACTGCTGTgactttgtttccggaagtaagcagtgttgcctaaaatgcagtaATAAATGAAGTTTTTAATTAAAAGTTTAAACGGTATtagtaaccgtctggaattttagtgcggtttatcattataccgtttcctgttacatccctagttttaacaatgtgtagaataaatgatacatttaaacttttctgtcaacaaagatttgcgtcagcctgcgacacagtcattttgatcataggctaatatagaaacttatgtgttgccttcattataacactcatgtaagatttttttttgtggctccagacagatttgttttttgtatatttGGTCCAAATTATCAATATTTGgggtttgccgacccctgacttaaggTATATGAATGAACATTTATAAAATCTTTCTGGGTAAATAACTCTTTTTACAACTTATTTATCTGCGGTTTAcagtctggtgtggctaatatatggaaacatatttttttcttttaaaatttagtgggtgcggcttatatccttATATGCgctctgtagtccggaaaatatggtatgttgattgacagtctaaaagtaacatgactTCATTTACTCATCATTTTAGAAGTTATATGCATTTCAAAGAATCAAATCTAAATATCACAAACCAAGAAAAATCACTGCCTTTTTGATATTGTCAGGCTGGAACAGGACCTGTCTGCCgcttaactgcactttttggggaattttgcctatcgttcacaattcacATTCATGATGAAAGATATATcgacagattatttttttttaaatgcattctaaatatgaaataaacgtaaataaaattctgcttacagcggagccaatgggagctccactattccgcccataaaatccgataaataaccattcaaaaagcaccaacaatactcaatttacattttgtgacttgaatattaaccgagtattagtgatattgttattataagtgctaacagagtcaaactatttatagcagcgatgtgtacacttctgtgtctccatatgtttacatcatcgagtggtctgctgttacctcgcttccctgctccctgtaagtttattgtggatcataaatcatgcatatcACCTGTACATGATACGTCTTGAgtaggtaatccgacaagttgggacactttgacaaccaatttaggacctggaactagcGAGAAACGACACGAAAAGTGTGTCTGACTGTGTCTGTCCGTCCCACGCCCCCATCCCGTTTCCTCACGAGGATTTTGAGACATTCTTTACCTAAATttaggaatatatgaacatcctaatgATAGCTGGCGTTGCAAataaagtgatgttttattatgttttttggctcCCATAaattctgcagtgagtaataatcagtgatgaaaagaaaaagcaaacgtgatgcattttttaaattaatgtggcacgtatgcttaaaatgatcatttTACCTGGACAACAGTAAACATTCAGATTGTTTGATTTACTAAACTGGCAGATTGTTAACTAAGTTTTTTCTTTCTCCAAAATGCCTTTGAGTTCTAAGAAGACATTACATGATCTATAAATGCAGTGTTTTTCGTCTTGCAGGTAGATATGGTTTGTGGAGATCATCTACTGGATCCCTATCAGGCACTGAACGATGTACAGAGGTCTGTGGGAGCAGAGGCCCTGCAGGTAAGCAGCACTTTACTAAGGATGTGGCAAAAACTAAACAACTATAATACAGTGGTACCCCGGTTTTCATACACCCAAGTTTTTGTGTGACTTGATTttggtaaaaatgtgttttcaattcaaacatgcttttattacacAGCCAAACATTGCACTTATCGTACTCGAGTGCCTAAACAAACCCTACCACACTTTGGTAACTCGGTCTCTGGAGTACAGCTGCAAAATAATTCACCATTGGGCCAAAAGAAAAGCTGTAGCATTCGGTGATAGTGCAATAAAGGTAAACAAAAGCTATTAAGAGTCCATGTTTCCAGAATCACCAAATGCACTACACTGTTACGGTGTCCTTCATAGTTTTGTACTGCTTTCAATGCACGTGTACCCGCCCCAATGGAAAGGTTCAACACACTAACGCCATCTCCACACGAATACGGATGATTTCAAAAAAGCATCTCGGGTGTTAAAATGATCTCAATCCACatgagtgtagtttcaaaacagtctctgtctacacacaaatatattcatttggtcatgcacattttgtcaaaTCAAAAACCTGGAAAAGCAGCCATTGATGACTTGGTGGCACTAAGCCTCTTTTTATGTGATAATGGTAATTGTGATATACTAGACGTACAATAatatgtacattatctttaaaatcatCAGCTCATCCTTACCAGTGACGTgctgtgaggttcatggctggtgaggcactgacttcatcacagtcagatttacaaacatatgaaccctaaagagtatcttattcaccatttgattggcagcagttaacgggttatgtttaaaagctcataccagcattcttccctgctgggcactcagcatcaagggttgggattgggggttaaatcaacaaaaattattcccgggcgcggcgacgctgctgcccactgctcccctcacctcccatggggtgatcaaggggatgggtcaaatgcagaggacacatttcattacacctagtgtgtgtgtgacaatcattggtactttaacttaactttaactctacacatacaaactgtagcaaacaaaaaagcacatttaataaaaaaaacgttattatggtcttacctttacttataaatgaagtccatgcgccgctgttgtgctggattaatgcacccccgccgtagaatgcaccccctgacgggagtgttatatcaactaaagcccacacttaaacttaccacgtgcaagattgaatctatttaaaaaagttatttaataagaagccaaaaagtgcaaaaacaataatgttcgtgttggaggagttgtgaatgaatgaaatatgaaatccgtgctgcagtctgcaggtgtacctaatgttgtggccctgcagtcattcacaactcctccaacacgaacattattgtttttgcactttttggcttcttattaaataacttttttaaatagattcaatcttgcacgtggaaagtttaagtgtgggctgtagttgatataacactcctgtcagggggtgcattcaacggcgggggtgcattttctaccaccaggaggcgggattactgcgagcctcagccagtgcgtctttgcaacagttttatgattgctcagcacaagaaatacttacacacatacagttgttgacaaaatactctgtacattatatacctcagctaactaaactatggaaatgtataatatagttcatatagcaatacggtctcactgcacagcaggccagcagttagccgagtccgcaatccatgttgaggcacaacacagtgacatgcctcaactggctgctgatcaccgcaccgtctcttctcagtatttgaacggcaaatgtgaaaattcagcgattttgaataaaaataatctaaaactggtgaaattaaatggaaaataactttataggataatcactggatacatataacaatttaatgaatttgttttcttttgacattttttttctttccatgatggcacgtgaggccccgcctcacctgccccCACTGACTGCATGTCACTGATCCTTACACAGAGCCCagaaaacatacttttttatgTGCCTAAAACACACGGATATGCGCGTGAGCTGTTGCATGAAATTAAACCGACATTTGTTGAATTATAATGCATTTAATCAACAATATAGtgatattacatgtgcagtgaaatGTACATAGTCTTTAAAATCAACGCACACGAACAAGGAGCCCAGAAAACCTTTTTTAGTTGAAAAGGCATGTAGTAAACTGCACCCCTATCTGCCGCTGCAAGAAATGAAACGACACTCGTCAGTAGGGATGCATGATAATAGAAAtttgaaccgataccgataatgtcaATTGACAGATAtaccatttaaataaacattttaattaaatataaACTTTTGGTAGAAAAATTGCAAAGAGGAAAATCAGTTTTTgagaaaacatttttgtttttactttttttaaacttccataAATCAATTGACATTTCAACTTTTCAATTATTTCATTCATAGACATCCAGCAACTCAAACATTATGAATACGATttcataaaatttaaaaaacaatctgtCCAACACAATATACATAAATGAGGCCAGTAGAACTAAGCCAATAAGAGTGCATTGCAGTTAGCAACAACATCGAAATAAGTGGAGTCACATCTTTTGTTGACTGACAAATATAAGATGATATTTTTTCCAGACAGTAATAAATAAAATCGTGCAATTAGTGCCTGCCCATTTAGAAATGCAATATTCAATTGTAGAACATAAACTAATCAGGGTTCAAATGATTCAGTgcatttttccattaaaaaaatcataaacgcTTCCTAAAGCCTGTGCCTCCCGATGAACCTTGAACTAAAACATATTTAATTACTCATTTTGTTATGAAGTTATTTCTCCATAAAGTCATTTTGTTCAAGCTGTTTGATGTCTCttatgcataaacatttgttttcttttgtattatttttttaatgaattaagtaacgtttgacaacctttttccaaaacatagaatagaatgtgagatataacaggataatgcatacatttataattggttttcaaaacggttacaaaaaagtgggaccccatttttatgacttgatggggtccccgggaccccattttgaaaattgctagcgccaacactgttgaAAGGTGGTCAAAGACAGGGTTAGTTGTTATTTATTAGGCACTTTGATAAAGTCTGAAGCACTAATGAATTTAAAGAACAAAGCAGCAGCAAAGTACAAATGCAGCGTCCATGTGGTTGTCCCTTGCCCCCCCCGCCCCATTGCAGTTTTTGTCTTTAATATATAAAAGTAATGTAACATGTTAATTTATCCATTTTTATTATTCATGTtgatgtatttcacattgttgttTGAATGTAAAACTGTAATTGTTCTATATTAAGTGATTGGGTTAACATTTTGGCTGTCTGCAACAGATTTATTCGATTTAAAGGTTTTCTACGTGGGAAATTGTTAGACACATACTTTGTAACAGATTAATAATGATAAACGGCTGTGCCACAGAATATGATCCAAGATATCTGAAGTTTTGcacttcattcatccatccatctctccGCCTATCTAATTTCTATGCCACTTGTTCTCATTAGGATCGTGGCCAAGCTGGAGGCTGTCTCATTGATATTATTATGCTATGACTTAATTAACAGACTTGAAAGCAGCATAGATTTACTGTCTCCACACAAAGTCAACACACAGCCATTATATTCTAATTCACTCGAAAACAAGGTGAACATTTCCCAGAGAACATGTCCAAATTGTGCCCAAAGTGTAAATAGTTCATGTAAGCACCATTGTTATGTAGCACTGCCTCAATCCTGCTGAGTATGGAATTGACTAGAGCTGCACAGGTAGTCAATGGAATCCTCTCTCACTCCTCCATGATGATATTATTGCTGGATATTAAGACAACTAGTGCCCCTCCAACTTGATGATGCCCTACAGGTGCTCAATTTGCTGAAGATGTtcagccccagaccatgatgcAACCTATGCCATGCTATactgtaggcaagacacaatGATCTACTCACTTGTGAGAACAACTATTTAGACAATAGTCCCTATTTGTTGACTGGTATACAGTGTATAGCAAATAAACATtgctttttttatgtttcatttgTCTGCAGGTATCCATCACTTGTCCCGTTCAGCCATCGTAGTTAGAGGCGCTCATTTGTGGTTTAGCAGGCTGGGAATTGATGCCGTAACACACTAATGTGATGTTTTTCCATTTTTCCACAGGATGGCCTGCTGGTGCTGCACTTTGGCTTAGTCCTGCCCAATCAATGTTAAATGAAAATGTTGGATTTGTTGACCGTATCACACACTCGTTGTGGGAATTAGCAATTTCCCATCTGTGTCATCCTAAGTATCTTATAGTGGGGTCGTCAGAAAGGCTTGAAAGCATCGGTTATTAGGTTAACGCTAAAGTTACTCACTAAATATTGACTGTGAACCATTCTTTGAATGTTGAGTATGGGAAAAACTTTATTTTCATGTCTATTGTGCTTGTTGGACACAGCTTACTATATGTTTGTGTACTTTGCAATACAGGGATAAATACTTATGTATTTAATAGTCAAGGTAAGGGCTTTGCACAAGGAGAATTACTGCCAAATATTTGTGATGTTAATATACATTCTTTAGATTTACATAATTGAACTTTTGTATTCGATACACTGACAGTGGCATTTTCTAGCTGCTGAATTGAGGTTTGTACATTTACATTGTTATACGATTACAGTAAGTTTGATACAATTTGTCTTTTTAaatataaactttgattgattgattgattgattgattgagacttttattagtaggttgcacagtgaagtacatattccgtacaattgaccactaaatggtaacacccgaataagtttttcaacttgtttaagtcggggtccacttaaattgattcatgatacagatatatactatcatatatactatcatcataatacagtcatcacacaagataatcacattgaattatttacattatttacaatcaggagtgtggagggggggtggggtggggggggggggtatggacatcaagtagtggacatagagagagagagagagagagagagagagagatcagaaggcataagaaaaagaatctgcatttgattgtttacatttgattattagcaatccggggagggtgttagtttagggttgtagggttgtagctgcctggaggtgaacttttatagcggttttgaaggaggatagagatgccctttcttttatacctgttgggagcgcattccacattgatgtggcatagaaagagaatgagttaagacctttgttagttcggaatctgggtttaatgtggttagtggagcaccccctggtgttgtggttatggcggtcatttacgttaaggaagtagtttgacatgtacttcggtatcagggaggtgtagcggattttatagactaggctcagtgcaagttgtttaactctgtcctccaccttgagccagcccactttagagaagtgggtaggagtgaggtgggatctggggtggaggtctagaagtaacctgactagcttgttctgagatgtttggagtttagatttgagggttttggaggtgctagggtaccaggaggtgcatgcgtaatcgaaaaagggttgaacgagagttcccgccagaatcctcaaggtgcttttgttgaccagagaggaaattctgtagagaaatctcgttcgttggttaacctttttgattaccttggttgccattttatcacaggaaaggttagcctctagaatggaacctaggtaggtgacctcatctttcctggtgatgacactgtcacctactttaatggtgaagtgattgactctcttaagtttgatgtgggacccaaacaggatggattctgttttacccaagtggatggatagcttgttgtcagcgagccaggtgcaaattctacagagctcagcactgaggattttctccacctgtgacttgtccttgccggataccagcagggcagagtcatccgcaaacaaaaacaattcacagtcacatgccgatgacatgtcgtttatgtatattaggaacagtaaaggtcccaatatactgccttgggggactccacagttcaccgagagggggggggacacggtgccgttcacctctaccacctgctccctcccctccaagtaagactgcatccagctccaagaggttttgttaaatccgattgctctgagcttatccaacagtatagcgtggttaacggtgtcaaaggccttctgaaggtccagcatgaccatgccgcagtatttgcccgcgtccacctcatgtttgatgtggtcggtcagatagagaaggcatgtgtcagtggagtggttagttctgaagccggattggaatttgtacatgagtttattagtggcaaggtaactatcgacctgttcataaactattttctccattactttcgaaatggagctgagaatagaaacaggtcggtagttgccaggttccaatttgcttccttttttaaagaggggagttactcttgctatcttaaaatcttttggtacttggccttgtgtaattgataggtttattatgtgcgtgatgatcggggcaatgatggaggcagagtccctgaggaatctggagggaatattatcaagaccggtggccttgttagggtggagcgcgctcaattttttaaacacctcatcagctgtgaccatttctaatttgaaatcattgttggatactcctagctttctgtagaaggctttaatgtgttctacaccaaagcgaccagagtggtgggacagcttgttgacaagagttgcagctatgctggtgaaaaaggcgttaagtctgctagctacctccattttgtctgtaatgagggagtcaccctccttgatgctgatgttggtgagtcttgttttaagtttctggctgcaaccaggaagctggttgttgagaattttccagagctcacgtggcttattcgtgttttcctctattttgtcgttaatgtaatttttttttaaggatttagtcaggttggttgacttatttcttaatttattgcattgctttttgagagttgaaaggagtaatttgaggttgatattattgggttgtttatctacttctgttttacatttttggtattcagagtatttcctgtctctgtcttttatggcagctaataggtccggattcatccatggttccgagcgggctttgatcctgactgttttcacgggagccatgtcatttagtatctttaggaacgccgttttgaagcgatcccaagcgacatcgaccaggttgctcgcgagcacaggggaccagtcccactcatctaattttaaattgaaattgtcattggagtattttttgagtgatctggattgggctgttatgtggccattggttttaggtttagctattttacgggtgcagaaggttagatagtggtcgctaagaccacagatcatgaccccactattttt of Entelurus aequoreus isolate RoL-2023_Sb linkage group LG09, RoL_Eaeq_v1.1, whole genome shotgun sequence contains these proteins:
- the pcgf6 gene encoding polycomb group RING finger protein 6, coding for MSSPPCGVRRHDCCTSSDVEPKVSLSQFYPYIRCALCFGFLIDATTVTECLHTFCKSCIVKHFFSTNRCPTCEIVVHQTQPLYNIRLDRQLQDLVYKIVPFLEASEKEQICNFYKKRGMDIPKSVIFSCAAPSGLKRQKKDCVTQSVFNIPPELDVSLLLEFVGAVEGITTYKPLERRYVRVSGGATIRHVELFIRRKMELGPTCQVDMVCGDHLLDPYQALNDVQRSVGAEALQDGLLVLHFGLVLPNQC